TGGAGATAAAGTATTCCTTAAGATTACACCCTTGAAAGTAAGTCTAATGGctggaaaggaaagaaattacaaCCTAGATTTATGGGACCCTATAAGGTTATCCAGCGCGTAGGAAATGTGGCTTACAAATTGGAATTACTTTTGAGTTTGTCCAGGATTCATGATGTCTTCCATGTCTCCatacttaagaaatatcatcctgATCTGTCCCATGTATTACGACCAAAAGAAGTGGAGATTGATGAGAATTTGTCATATGAGAAAAAGCCGGTAAAGCTTTTAgatcgaaaagtgaaggaattaAGGCGCAAGCAAATTCCGTTAgtgaaggttttatggagaaatcatggaattGAGGAAGCGATTTGGGAAGTAGAAGAGGAGACCTATCCAGAGTTGTTTCTgaatcaaggtatgaatttcgagaacgaaattcttttaaggggagaaggatgtgaggacccgaattttattttacttacttttattttattttattggcttatttaattatttacttattCGTTTAatccaattaatttatttcatccattttaatttcatttgcatggattaatgtctcattttatatttttaaaacgtttgctagtaaatttaatttttctacgaCTCATTTAGTGAGAAATAGTGAATATACATTTTTCGAGGCAAAATTCGGTTTGAAAGTGCAGTggttttggagaattaaggatgatcaatagtagactaaaaaaaattaattgagagattagaggtgagtgagttaaattaagttcaattaggagcactaattgcCTACTATTCGTTTGTTGATTTTTTGTACCAAAGTACCTTTATGTCATTTCTTCCTTTCATTCCATCACTTCACCAACAACTCACTCAAACCCTTTCCTTCCCCTCCCCTCTTGACCGGCCACTCTTCCTCATCTTCTtaccaaaatttcagctagcatTTCTTCCATTTCTATTCCAAAAACTCACTCCAATCTTGCTTAATTTCTTGGAACATCACTCAAGCTTGAAGGGAGACTTGAAGAAGGAAGGAACCTTGGTGGTTTATAGCTTAAACTCTATTGGTTTGGTCTTCATTTCTTGGAAGTAAGGTAACACCCCAAAGCTCTCATTTTCCTTCCAACTTATGGTTAGTTTAGTTAGTTTTAACTAGTTAAGCATTAGGTTGTTGATGGGTTAAATGAACCTTGACTTTAGGTAGATGTCTTGAGGTGACTTCTTAGGTAGTGGCCTTGAGGAATTATTGTGTGTTTAGTTGTTTGTTTGATGTTTGTTTTGATGAATTATGGCTTAGTTTTGGTTGgaaaagttgaaaagaaaacttgaagaaagaaagaagaatgcTGTCTGAAATTTTGCTGATTGATTCCCTCatgttaatttcaaattttgtggttattttggtgccaaaatgcttgttatatgttggtGTTTATGTGTGTCAATTATCTCTAAAAAAACATTTCATTTGGTTGATTTAAAGTTGGGTTAAAGTGAGAGtgcaaatctgaaaaatttctGATCAGGATACCAGATCAGTGTGTACGTATCAGCCCATAACTTTTCGTCCaagagtcaaaatcaagtgccaaTTATAGT
This Coffea arabica cultivar ET-39 chromosome 3e, Coffea Arabica ET-39 HiFi, whole genome shotgun sequence DNA region includes the following protein-coding sequences:
- the LOC113737433 gene encoding uncharacterized protein is translated as MGPYKVIQRVGNVAYKLELLLSLSRIHDVFHVSILKKYHPDLSHVLRPKEVEIDENLSYEKKPVKLLDRKVKELRRKQIPLVKVLWRNHGIEEAIWEVEEETYPELFLNQGLNFS